The nucleotide window GCCCTGTGTCTGAGCACAGGGCCAAGGGCATTCCTGAGCCTGGTCTCATTGATTCTCACATCCAACACCCGAAAGATTTTCCctgcttcacagatgaggaagcggAGACTCAGAGAGGCGGCCGTCTAGACCCCTCCGCTCGAAAGGGGCAGAATTAGGAATGCTGCTGGACTCCAGAAGCCTGAGCTTCTGCTACCACAGCAGCCCACGGGGCATGGTCCCACTGTCGTCTGCGCTAACTTGCGGGGCACCTGCTGTGCCAGGCGTCCTGTCTTCCGTGCTCCATTCGTCACCTCCCCGAATGCTCGCGGCATCCCTCTGACCTCGGGCTGCCTCCTGGCCCCCAGCCACAGCCCCGGGGCTCACTCACAGTTGTAGGAGGACGGAGATCCGTGGCGGCGGCCCAGGCCCAGCTGCCCGCTGCCGATGCCCATGCCCTCCAGCGCCATGCGCTCCTTGGTCTTGAGGGCGTGGGTCCGCTCCTGCCGGAGGCGCTCCTCGTCCCTGAGCAAGGCCATCACCTGCTTGACCTTCTCGCGCACGTTGACGCCCTGGTCCTTGCCGTCGCGGTCGATGTACTGGAAGTCCTTGAGCGTCTGGATGGTGTAGAGGTTCTCGCGGCACTGGTGGGCCACCCTCTCAGAGCCCGTCTTGAGCAGGTAGTCCAGCAGCGTTAGCGCCTTGTACACGTGCCGCCAGTTCTTGCCGCTGTCGTTGAGCCGCCGCCACAGCATGCCCATGACCTCGGCGAAGGCCACCGTGTTGAAGGTCAGGTCGGCAATCTCCGACATGAGCGAGCTGGGCGGGCCCCACGGGTCATTGCTGGTGGCCTCGCGCACCTTGATCTCGGCCTCCGAGTAGTTGTGCACGATGTTCTTCACCTGGCGCCGCAGCGCTGAGGTCGTCATGGCTGGGGACTTGGAGATGggcggcccccgcccccgccggagGTGGAGGGCCGAGGGCCACCGTCTCGAGGTCACGGTCTCCAGGGATGGGCCGCCGAGCTCTCAGCAGGGCGGCTGCGTCCTTGGGTTCCACATGGGTCTGAGGAAGAGagggactggaactcaggaactcaGGGGCAGTGGCTCACCTGGACAGCCACTCGGGCCTGGCCGGGGTCCCCGCTGCCAGGAACAGCCTCTGGCAGGTgctcattcttatttttcttatctgacGCATTATTCAGCCAACACTTGCAGCTTTGCATGCTCTTTGCTCTTTTGCAGTCCCGCTACAAAGACGGGGtgattattattatctccattcacagatggggaagtgaggttcagagaaggaTTGAGTGATTCGTTCGAGTTCACAGAGCTGATGCGATTGGGAGTGACCCTGGCAGACGCACTCCCCCCCGTCCTCACCCTTAGCGACAGGCAGGAAAGCGACCCCCAGGAATGCCTGCTCACCTCCCTCCTGTTTAATTACCTCTCCCTCCCGTTTCGGAGGCCAGGATCTCACTTAGGAGCTATCCCTCCCAGCTCCTCGTTCCCCACTCCTCGTTTCTCAAATCACTAGTTTGTGCAGCTTAATTCATTCGGCACCTAGTTCCCGGGGCCTTCTCTGAGCCCGAcattgtgccaggcacagagcacaAGTCCTGGTCCGCACACGTCCGGATGCGGGGCATAGACGATCCAGCCTAACACGGACACGCACAGGAACACCCAAGCTAGGAAAATCAGGGGAGACTTCCCAGTGGAGGTGACAGCCTGAGATCTgaaggggagggtgaggaggagcaAAGCCACAGGGTGAGGAAGGACAGATGGGAGGGAATGCTTGAGCTGGGCCAGAAGGCCAGAGAGGGACATGGGGCAGGAACataagctccctgaaggcaagGCTGGTCTGGGCTCCCCAAACCTGAGGCCCTGGGTGCGTGGTCATCTCTGATAGCCCAGCGGGGAGGGAATCAGGGTcagccctctgccctccccacagcGTCAGGACCAGGCCATCTGGAGAAAGCAAACCCAGGCTCATGACAGAAAAATGTTCTTCCAGGGTCCTACCAGAAACCAAACCCAGAATCCCCCTGCCACGGCTGTTTTTCtggtatgcacacacacacacacacacacacacacacacacacacacaggctggaCCCACAGAGCCTCCACACCAACCgtgaacccccacccccacttttggAGAGGGCGCCTCTCAGCACCTCTCTGCTCAATCCTGGGGCTCAATCTTGGGACTCGCAGGAGTCAGAAGCTGCctgtcctgccctcccccagtctGGGCTTTCCCTCCACCGGGTCCTGCCAACCCTGGGCTCGGTTCAAAGCGGCCAGCAGGCCTTGGCAGGCTTCTTCAGGGCCCAGGTGCCTGGGAGAGCTTGGGCCCGGAGGAGGGGATCCTGTGGGAGACCAGGCGGATGGAGTGCTGACTGAAAGGCTGCCTACCTTCTGTCTGCTGTCTGTCCGTCCAGCCTGGCAGGCCCTTCTGTGGGGATGCCACGGCCAACGCTTGTTTAACTCCTGTCCTCCTCCTCACTAGTGACTCAGACCTATCTTTACCTCCCCAACCGGTGGGCTGGAGGGTGGCAAGAGTCAAGATGGGAAATAATTGTGCCCCACAGCCCGCCCGGAGTGCGCACCCCTCCCAGTGCTGGCCCGCAGAAACCAGCAAAACCAGTCAGGCATCCTGCCTCCACCAGCAGCCCTACTTGAGCCTGGCTGCCGAGccctccagcccagcctgggggcGTGGGAGGGGCCCTCAGTGCGGACCCGTGGCCCTGTCTGGACTTTCCTCCTAGAAGGGGGAACAGAGGAAACTCCTCTGCACATCTCTGCTGGagctgggggaagagagggatCAGAAACTCCAGGGAGGTGCCTGGACCTCCCTCCCCTGAAGTTAAAAGggacaggttggggggggggggaggggggaagagggggcaAGGAGAGGCCCAGGGAGcacggaagggagggaggaggaaaggaaggatcgCGGGAGGGAGCCGCTGGGAGCTCTGCCAGCCGTGTTACAAGCAAAGGGTTTTATCGAACACAATATGCCCAGAAATAAAAGGGAGTGAAACAGAAACCCGGCAGCCAGTGGCGGCAGCGGCAGGCCCGGGAGGCCGGGTATGGAATTACTGCAGTGACCTTGAGCCAGACCCTGTCAGGTGGAGGGAAGGACACTGAGAAGGCAGAGCCTGAGAGGCTAATTCAGagatggggtggagggtggggggcagagtggggaggggaaggctggaggaggaggcgGGGCACGGAGCACAAGTATCTGCTCTCTCCTTTATATAAGGTGCCCAGGAGAACTTGGTGGGGGGGCGGCTCCTTTTTTCGGGACTAAGGGACTAAGGGAATCCTCAGGGCTGAGGAAGTCGGTGGCCATCCTCCGAGTGGGGattcagggagaaggaaggagcctAGATATGTCGAGTCACGTGTGAGAGTTTGTCCAAAGTGTGTGTGCGCCCCACCAGCCCACAGTCCCTCCCATCCTCTGCTAAGGTGCCCCGGCCCCTGCCCTGCATCAGGTCAGCGGCTGctaaggggtggggggtgggaagggagtgGCGGTGCCCTAACTCTTGCCCGCGGAGGGACAGGAGCGAGCTAGAGCTCTAAGCTGGAGTCAGCCCTGGGGTGGCTGTGTCCTGGGGCCCCGGAATGGGGTAGGGGCTGCCCTGAGGCTAGAGGTGCCACAGAGgccgagggggaggggtgggcagaggagaaCGGGAGTCTGCGGCGGGAATGCCACCGAGATGTCAGTCCCAGGGTGGGGAGCCGATCCTTGAGTCCTGCTTCccgggggctgcagggaggggaggagggagcggcAGCGGGCAGAAAGCCTCCAGGATCCGCTAGAGccctgccctcctcacccctctccGTGGGACCCGAGAGGGAGGCTAAGCCCCGAGCCTTCCATGAGAGGCACCACCGCCTCCACGGAGGCACCAGCTTACCTCCGGTGCGGGCTCCCTTGGCCCCAGCCCCGGGACCACGAGCAGCCTCTGCAGTGACCTTCCGACCTGCGCGGCAGGGGGACAGCACAGCCTCGGGAGCGTCCCCAGAGCCATCCACCACGGACCCCGGTCCTGGAGATGCCCACCCTCTCCCAGGAGGCGCAGACCCCTTGGAAGGGTGGAGGCAGGGTCCCCAGGAGGGGCTGCAGCCCTGCCTCTTGCCCGTTGGTCTTTTAGCCGCCCAGCCGGCAGGCAGGCAGCACTCGGAGGAAAGTTGCCCAGCTGGCCGGGCAGGTCTGCCTCAGCAGTAACAGGACACAGGAGGAAGCGCAGGGTTGTTAACCCCTTCCTGCTGGCTGGGCAGGCGGCACGGGCAGAGGGGGGAGGCCTGCCTGCTGGCTGTCCCCAGGACGTGCACATCCAGAGCCAGGGCTGGTAGCCCACTCCCACCCAGCAGCGAGTTAACCCTTCCCCTGCCTCAACAGGAAATAGGGTGGGGAGGGCTCcaacacccaccccacccctcccccatccccccccccccccccccggagccaGGAAGACCATTCCCAGGCCACTTGGCGGAGCCTTGTTTTCTGTGGGCTCCAGCTGGCCCCCTCAGCCACCCCGAGAGGGGCACGCAGGCTCCAGGCATAGCCTCTCTGAGGAACGGAGTGACCTGATCTTTCCAGAACTCCTCCCGCTCTCCACTGGAGGATGCTGAGGCCCACGAGGTCCTTATCAGAAGCACCGCATGCGAAACCAAGCCGGCAGGATGCTATGGCCACTGCCCCGTGTCCCACCCACACCCCTGCTCCACCAGCACTTAAAGCAATGAGCCCAGCATTAGCACAGTTGTTCTTTGAACTCTGGGAGCCGGGACCCGGAGCCCACTCGCACGGGAGGCCTGGCCCAGAATGAGGATTTTGGACAGACAACCCCGTTCGGGCATGGAGTCTGAGCGGACAGCACTTTTCTTTCCGGGGGCCACCTCTTGTCCACTTCGCACTGCTCTGAGCAAGGGGGTGGGCATTCAAGTCCAGAGGCTGTTTTTAAGGCAAAAAGTGGCTCAAGGAAACCAGCTGGTCTGACATGAGGCGGGGCAGAGACAGGCTGCCGAGGACACGGGATCTGGTCTCTGGGGTGGGGCGGTGCAGTGAGCATGATCCCCAGGGCCCTTGGACCCAGCTGAAGTGGGAGGATCTCAGGGAGCCAGGCCCCATGGGGCCTAGTTCTCCTGGTCTCACATTGGTCATACTTGGTGATGACACTTGGGAAAGACCTGGCTCCCGGAAGTGTAGCCCCAAAAGCCTGGGCCAAGGAAGGTCAGAGGCGGGGTTCATGACAGGTGATGCTGTCCTGTCACCGGACTCGTTCCTTGTCCTGCTACCAACCTGCTCTTCTGCTCAGCACCCCACACATCACCTTCCGGGTGTGTTTCTCCTACCTCCTGTTGGATGGCTCCAGGAACCGGGAGGAGGGGGATCTGGGGCAGGTGGGACACGGGAGACCCGGGTCATGACCTGGCTTCATCACCATCCGACATTCAAGACACAAAGGCCTAAAAGTTCTTTATTGACTTGTTAATCAGTTTCCCAGAAGGCACCTTGCACGCGTGAGTCAGATACAAAGACGCAAAGTCTCCTCGACATTCTTTATGGGTCTGAGCTCGTCAGCCAGGACCATGAGGTCAGTCACTAGGGTATCCAGCAGCCCGTAGACCTGGAAGAATGGGATGAAACCACAGGCCAGGGTTTGCTCTGTGGGAAGCCCCTACACAAGGGAGCACCCAGCAGGCTACGAGGGACATGTCTACACCAGGACAGAAGCGGCAGAAGGGGTAAAAACAAACTTGTGGAGCTTCTGTAGAACTGTTGTTTTTGCAAAGAGCTTTATTTTTCAGGCCGGCCTGCGGAGGTCATCCTGCACTACCCTTTGGACATATGGGGGCCTTAGAGCCTGGGGTGGTTGAAGAGGCAATTCCAAGGAACAGTGGGGTGGTCCAGTTCCACCCTGGCCATCGGGGGTGTAAGATCCTTCCTGTGAGATCACAGATCCACATACCGAAATGTCTCCAGGACCAGCCCTCCCGTGGGACCGGACCACATGAGCCTCGGCAAGCTGATTCTTTATTTCAAAGAGCCCTATGATTACTCTCTAAACCCCATCAGCCTTGGAAATCACAGTGATGTCACCAGTAGCAAATGGAACTTCTGATCAAATGGGATCCGGAGCGTTACCGCAATGTATGATGCAATCGCGGCTACCTAGCTGTCCGCACCAGGGGAAGACAAAGCACCGCCATTAGACACGGTGACAATCGAATGTGGCTTCGTGGACCTCCGCTCCGAAATAACAAAGAACAGAACACAACACCTGAGTGACTCTCTAAGGACTTACCGCTTAAGAATAGACCATtatgctcaggtcacgatctccccgGTTCATGAGacccagccccatgtcgggctgtgcgttgacagcaaggagtctgcctgggattctctctctctctctctctctctctctctctctccccccacctttctctctgcccctcccccactcgtgcatgtgccctctctctcaaaataaataaataaacatttaaaaccaagaagaattggggcgcctgggtggctcagtcagttaagcgtctgacttcagctcaggtcatgaactcgtggttcgtgagttcgagccccacatcgggctctgtgccgacaggtcagagcccggagcctgcttcggattctgtgtctccctctctctctctgccccttccctgctcgtgctctgtctctctctcgcgagaataaataaaacattaaaaaaaattataaagaaagaaagaaaaagagcgtATACCATTAGGAAGTCTCTGCAGTGCTTTACAACCCTCACACTTGCTGAAAATCCACCCTACCTAATGTTCCCCCATCTGCCGTGACGCACCTAACACAGACAGGAAGTGGGGGTGGCAGAAAGGAGGCGCTTCTGCTCTGTTCCCCTAGTCTGTTTTCCCAACCACAGCCAGGGTGATCTTCTAAAGCCTAAGTCAGACCATATCACTCCTCCGTTCAAAACCCTGGGACTTCTCATTTCACTCAGAAAAACCCCAAGGCCACACACTGGCCTACGAAGCCCCACACGCCCTAAGACTTGCTCCCTCTCGGTGGCCTCTGTGGCTTCTGTCCTCCCAGccactccctcccctgccttAACTGCGCCCTCTGCCTGGGGCACTCTTCCTGGATGTCCACATGGCCACCCCTCACCTCCCTTTGGGTCTGTTCCGTGTCGCAGTGAGGctcacctgcccccacccaggccttccccaccccctggccctCGGTTATCTCTCTCCCACACTGCTGGTCACTGAACACACCCGGTGTGCCATTTATGCCCGAGGCCTGTCCCTCACACACCAGGATGCCCTTCACAGGGGCAGCTCTGCTTCCGTCTTCCATCACGGACACGCTAGGCATTTCTCGCTCGTGGAATAAACAGgatgaatgagggaggggaggatggcaCGCAGAGCAGGTGTGAGCGAGGGGAGGGCTGGGCGCGGGGCTCGGGCCCTCACCTCCGTGTGCAGCCTCTCGGTGTATTTCTTCATGACCAGGGGATCTATGGGTTCCTGGGAGGTCATAGTGCTGTCAGGGGCAGGGTCTTCCAAGGAAACCCTGTCCCGACTTGAAGACTTCAGCGGTTTCTTGTCATCCTTTGCCTTGTGCTTCTTGCTGTTTAAACGGTCCTGCGTGGAGAGACGGAGACACGCACAGCCTTCAGGAGCTCCCGGGGGAGGGCCAGGGCTTTCTCAAGAGCAGTTCACTGGGAGGCCCAGGGTCTCGCGCTGGAGCAACCGTCCACCTGCCACAGCCCCTCCGACGCCTCCCCGGCCCCACCTGAGGCCCACACTATGTCCCAGCATGCCTCTTTCCCCGGCAGCTTGGCAGGTTTtctatcctctttctctctgattcCCAGCTGCTTCTTTTCCTGGGCTGCCCCTTTCCGGTCCTCCTTCCCAACCTTCCCGGCAGTCACTTTCACTTCTGTAACAGGCGGGGACTTGCGATCTAAGGGAGGTGGATGCAAGACCGCGTGACCTGGCCTCGCTGACCCCACAGGCAGGGTCGGGAAAGCCAAGGACCCTGGGCTGTCGGTGCTCCAAGAAGGAGCAGAGCACGTGACCTTGGGCAGCAGGACTGCAGGGCAGGGGTGAGTCATTCAACCTCTCTAGGGCTCCGCCTGTCAAACCAGGGGACTGAGCGAAGGTGGGCACTCAGGTCGCTTCTGGGTCCCAAGTCCTGGCAGCAGGTAGAAGGATAGGGGGGCCCACCCCGCGGATCCACCTGACGGAGTTTCCACCAGAAGGGTGCAAATGGCTGAGGGGCCACTGCCagggggcggaggggtggggaggggcatggCTGCAGTCTGACCTTGCTCTTCTGGTAGGTCCAAATAGATGGTCTCCTTCTCAGGCAGGCCCAGCAGAGCCCTCAGCCACAGGGAATGGCCCACCAGGCCATCAATCACATCCCGCCATAGCTGCAAACTAGAGAGCAGGGCATACTGGAGACAGCCATCACCCCTCGTTTGCCCTTGAATGTGCAGAGGCGTGGGTCCTTCCCTTCCAGGACACGGGTGCCAAGGGCTACCACGGAGGGGCCATGCCCTGTCTAGCCCAGCAGCCTCACCAGTACCCGTGCAGGTGCTCAGACGGGGATCTGGCTCCCCTCAGGCAGCCGCCGGGAAAGAGTGGCCTGGGGCTAGGGGTAGGTCAGTCTAGGCTCCGGCTTGAGACCCTGGCTAGACTTGGGACCGGCCCTGTGGGAGCAGGGTAGCTTTTGCGAGGTTCCCTGAGGGCCCCACTGAAGGCGCTCATGCATAACCAAGCAAGTTCCAAGCAAGAAGGGAGGCTTTTCACGGATTCTGCTCTTCTCGCTGTCCTCCGGTTTCTCCTCGGCCCATTCCTCTGCTGGTTGAGAAGGAACCAGGAGAGGGGGCGGGAAAGAGAGAGCAGCTGCTTCCTCCGCTCTGGAGAGCAGCCGGTGCCGGAGAGGCTGCCGCGGCAGGTGCCAGAGTGTGGAGGGTCTGCAGCACCTTTTTTGCGACCTAGGACTGCGCGCGCCCAGAACCACAGGCCGTCAGACGCCCCATCGGGGAGCCCGGGCCAGCTCTGCCGGGGGGCACCTACCACATCTGGTGCAGCAAGTCAGATTGCAGGGGCCTCGGTTCCTGGCACAGCTCCAGGGCTGCTTTGTTGAGCCCGATGAGGGCGTCCTCCCTCTGGCTCTCCTCAGGGAGTGCCATCACTGCCTGGCAGGGTTGTAGGGAGCATGAGCAGTCATTCTGCCTGGGACACCAAGGGTCCCCGCGTCCCCTAGCGATGGGCCTCGTGCAGTGAGGACAGAGAGCCGTACGGGGGTGCGGCCATGGAGGGTGGACCTCCCCCAGAAATATGTACCCGTGATCCCCTTCTCCAACGTGTGCCTGCGTCGGAGAAGGCACCCCTCCTATCCCGTGGTGGCCTAGGCGCCCGAGACAAAAAGAGATGACCCAAGAGATTGCTTTCTCCGGGCCTTCACGAGAGTTTGCTTCTTCGCCCAAGGGGGCAAAGGGGACAACTGGGGCCCTCCCTCGGTGCGCTGGCACCTCCACCAGGGCCGCCCTCCTACCAACCCCTCAGGGTCAGGGGAGCACCTTTCTGAAATCCTCCAAACAGAGGTTCCACTCAGGTGGGGGAAGGCCATCCAGCTCCCAGGGGCTCTTGGTGCTCCCCAGGTCTGGGCTCTCCTCCACCAGGATCTCCTCCATAATGCTCTTCCGCTGAGAACTCTGAGCTCCCGCTCCAGGCTTCTGGGACCCTAAAGCGTCTCGGGAGTCCCTGAAGGTCTCACTCTCCTGCCGGGGCACTTGGGATTCTGAGACTGGGCTCTTAGAGTGTGCCGAGGGCTCCACGTTCACGGAGGCCTTCTCCAAGTAGGCAGCCCGGGCCCTGGGACTGTGGCGCTCCTCCTCACTGGGCCTGGCCTCCTCGGCCTTGGGGGGCAGGGTGAGGTACTGGCGCCACAGCCTGTGCAGGTTTTGCACCACTTGGTGCTGGTAATGCAGCTGCAGCAAAGGCAAGGGAAGACACGCGTTGGGGAGGCTAGGCCGTGGGGCACCCGGAGTCCCAGCCGGCCCGTTCCCTCGAGGGCACTGGtggggggctgcagggaggaagCCAGCAGGGGCCGCGGTGGCCAGAGTGGCCCCTCGCATCCCCTTCAAGCTGTTCTCGCATTCACGATCCCAAGTTAAGATCGCGTTTGAATGAAGGAGTTCGCCAAGCTCTGTTCCCGACCCAGCATCCACTTACTTGCTAAGTTATCTTGGGCAAATTACGTAACccgccctgggcctcagtttcctcaccggAAAGCAAGGATGTAACTAGTACCCCTGTCACAGGCCTGCACCTGAGGATTTCTGTGGCGGAACAAGTCCTCCTCAGTGAGATAGGCGTCCACGGGGGACGGCGCACGCTCTGGGGTCAGGATCCCACTCAACAGCTCCTGCAGCACGCTGTCCACAATGGCAACCGCTTCGTGGGCAGCCAGCTTGtcctggggaagggaaggtggcaCACGATGGCGGCTCAGCCTTTCAAAACCCCCGCTGCATCCCTGAGGGGAGCCGGAGCCCTCAGGACTTTGTGCCTTCCCAAGGGCTGAGCTCTTTCTACCGTCCGTCTCTCTCACACGTACATACACTCCCGTTTCTGGACTCAAAACCCCCTCGGTATCTCCAAACATCCATATTCCCTACAACTGGCTGAAAGCCTGTAGGAGGGGAGCCAGTCCGAGAGAAGTTGCTCTCTCATGGGGCCAGAAGGTCACACAGTCAGCATTTCTCCCAGATTAGGAAGGAGGGCAAGGGGCGGGGGCCACATGGTTTGGGTGCACCGCGGGCAGAGCCTCAGCTAAAGTAGTTGGCTTATGTTTGGGGGCCacagtaggagaaaaaaaaaaaaaaagcacagctttCTATAGAATGCCCAAAGGCACAGCACCAGAGGCCAGCTCTGGAACTGACTGGGGGCCGGCGGACTCCCAGTGCCCACCTCTCCCAACAAACACTCCCCAGGTCTTTGTTGGCAAAAACAGTGGCCTGTTGGTGAGAAATTCACCTCTTGGGCTGGAGGAAATAAGATCCCCGCAGGCAGTGCcaggaagaaaagcagaggaaCCTATCTGGTGTCCAGGGGGACACCCAAGATCCTGGGTTACCTTCAGTaacttcctctcttccctgaaAACATCCTGGGTCAGGGAGACTGCGCAGAGGTTGACCTGCAGGAGAGCACCTCCTAATAAGGCGGGGTGGGTTCCAAACTCCCAACATTCCCTGAAGATGCCAGCATTCAGAGACTTGAAGAAGAAGGTAAAGGTTTTCGTTTCTCCAGGCAGAATCACACCTGCCAGGGACAGAGACGGAGGTTTTCACCACATGGGAGCTAGCTGAGCCCCAAGCCTGCACAATATTCACTGAGCCCTAAGCCCATGCATACAGTTAACTGGGCCCCTGGCCAGGGTGGTGACCAGAACCGAGGGGTTTCCTGGGAAGTGGGACTTTTGACTTCCTGCACAAAAACTGGCAAAGTCCCAGGCAAACGGGGATGagatgtgtggggtgggggttcaTCCTAGCCTCAGGCCTGAGCATATGGGTAACTGAACCCCTAGAAAGTTTCTGCTCCCTGGTGAGCGAGACTCTCTGTGTTCTCGAGTTCGGCTGTTCCCCCAACAGACATGCACAGTTAGGAGAGGAcacaattcacagaagaaatggacgagaggaggcagaggagaggggttcAAAACTTGCAGGCACTTCAGCTAAACTTTGGCTCCTCGCAGACCACAGACAGGAGCCCGGGAGTAGGGCAGCTGGGTACCTTCTCGATTGTTAAAGTAAAACCGCTCCATCCTGTTTCTCTTCAGGTCTTGGAAAGAGTCCAGCTGAGACCGCCTCCGCCAGTTGTACCAAATGGCCACGGTGCCATTACTGACCACGGTCAGTTCCGAAGAGGTCTTCTCCCTTTCTAGAGTTTCGAAGGTCAAGCGAACAGCGATGCCAACACGCTTCTGGGGAAGGAGAGGTACAAGAAAGGTCTTTGAGGGAGGTTCTGGGCCAGGGTGACTGATTCATCCTTGATTGCCAGGGGCTTTTTTGGGTTTGTCCCTCCGGGGCCTGGCTGCTCTCCGGGTGCTATCACTGTACCCCGACAACAGCTGTCTCTGAGGCTGCCGTCCACGGCAAGAAGGGAAGATAAAACAGATTTTGTATCTGATGGACAATTCTGCTCCTTTAGAACCTTCTGGAAGCCATACCTGTTCGAGAAGTTTCACTTATTTACATGCTTGGGGGGCTAGGTATGAGCTGGGTGGCTTGTGACAGTCTCTTTTCAGTCTTGTGATTTCCTTCTAGCTTAAGTTAGCCTTGCTGTTACCATTTTCAGACCTGCTGAATGCCTGACtagataaaaatgcaaataggtGACTATCCAGGCTCCTTGTGACTGCGCCTGAGGGAGGCCCTTCCTGCAGGTAGGTGAGGGTGAAGGCGTTTTACCTTGTCTTCTGGGTTACGGCCTCTGATCCAGCAGGCTGGCTTCCCACAGAACAGCAGAGAAGGGCCAAGAACAGGCATGGGGACATCGTCAGGATAACTGGCCAATGAGTCTCTGGAAGAAAACCAGAGGACTTCCTTTCCCTGAGGCTACCACGGTCTGGCCATGTGCAGCCCACGGAAATGGCTGCCAAGCCTAAAGAGGGGCCCGGCTCTACCCTCTGATGGAGGGCTCCGCTCGGGCTCAGCTCTGTCCTGCTCTGTTCCTGCAGGTGGGCGCTTCTTGGACACAGAGACTCTTCACGCACAGCCATTTGGCGTGCGCGGCATTTCGCAGCATTTCCATGGCTGGAAAATCCCCATTAGGGGCTGCTTGCTGGAAGGGGGCAGACGGTCACAGAAAAGCTGGTGCAGGTGTTGGAAGGGGCCCATTGAGAGGCCGGGATGGAGGCTGCCAGATTTCAGAGCGGGGAGTCCTCCCTTTATACTgtgggtgcggggtgggggtgggggggagggaggccgcTCTTTCCAACCTCTCTGCCTAGGGCCCAGCCCGACTCACGAGGGCCCTGTGTCTTCAGAGGAACTTTCCTGGCTCCTATCGAATACTGGATAGTCTTCCACGGTAACGGTCGAGAAAGGCTGCCCTCTGCCCACCACCTCCAGGCCATCGATATCCTCAGGGAGACCAAGAAAGGGAAGATTAGCTGACTGAAGACAGGCCCAACGTTAAGGGGTTTCCCGGCACCGAGGGGCACTGACCTGCTGGCTGAAGTCCAGCTCTGCCATGACGCTCTGCAGCTCCTTGCGTCGGTAGATCAGGAACAGACTCCGATCCCAGGTGTAGCGGTACCAAGCATCCTTCTGGGCCGGCAGTCCTAGAGCAGCAGGGTCCAGGGACCCTCAGCACGGTCTGCTGTGGGGGCCTCTTCTCCACCCGCCGTCGGGGCTCTGAGAGCACCCAGCCCGGCACCACTTCCGGGAAAGGGGAAAATACACCTTCCCTGTGCAGCTGGAC belongs to Acinonyx jubatus isolate Ajub_Pintada_27869175 chromosome E1, VMU_Ajub_asm_v1.0, whole genome shotgun sequence and includes:
- the MYCBPAP gene encoding MYCBP-associated protein isoform X3 — its product is MKSVKKESRLRIPASRFLEAAELIKALVLFCFSSERKRAKVPEQLTPPVQEEPEPVSSVLQGGDILALAIKKEDLKKQHIPHFIETQDRPVVTQKFIIRKLKPKDHKRKVCHLVAYPATPDAATKPLDYSGLGDSFHGCDQILPHHILGSLQDFKRIAVARGNIQLAELIHTPPCLVTLISAKEEPKQKAPKEEKEKAHPWAPPPQHNFLKNWRRNLALRKQQQQALSERLKKPVGELLMHTGEAYRQIQEERELIDRALPTQHDGKSCEETSGFWSRLEYLGDEMTGLVMTKTKGQRGLLEPITHVRKPHCIQAETGLPAQKDAWYRYTWDRSLFLIYRRKELQSVMAELDFSQQDIDGLEVVGRGQPFSTVTVEDYPVFDRSQESSSEDTGPSDSLASYPDDVPMPVLGPSLLFCGKPACWIRGRNPEDKKRVGIAVRLTFETLEREKTSSELTVVSNGTVAIWYNWRRRSQLDSFQDLKRNRMERFYFNNREGVILPGETKTFTFFFKSLNAGIFRECWEFGTHPALLGGALLQVNLCAVSLTQDVFREERKLLKDKLAAHEAVAIVDSVLQELLSGILTPERAPSPVDAYLTEEDLFRHRNPQLHYQHQVVQNLHRLWRQYLTLPPKAEEARPSEEERHSPRARAAYLEKASVNVEPSAHSKSPVSESQVPRQESETFRDSRDALGSQKPGAGAQSSQRKSIMEEILVEESPDLGSTKSPWELDGLPPPEWNLCLEDFRKAVMALPEESQREDALIGLNKAALELCQEPRPLQSDLLHQMCLQLWRDVIDGLVGHSLWLRALLGLPEKETIYLDLPEEQDRKSPPVTEVKVTAGKVGKEDRKGAAQEKKQLGIREKEDRKPAKLPGKEDRLNSKKHKAKDDKKPLKSSSRDRVSLEDPAPDSTMTSQEPIDPLVMKKYTERLHTEVYGLLDTLVTDLMVLADELRPIKNVEETLRLCI
- the MYCBPAP gene encoding MYCBP-associated protein isoform X8; the protein is MKSVKKESRLRIPASRFLEAAELIKERKRAKVPEQLTPPVQEEPEPVSSVLQGGDILALAIKKEDLKKQHIPHFIETQDRPVVTQKFIIRKLKPKDHKRKVCHLVAYPATPDAATKPLDYSGLGDSFHGCDQILPHHILGSLQDFKRIAVARGNIQLAELIHTPPCLVTLISAKEEPKQKAPKEEKEKAHPWAPPPQHNFLKNWRRNLALRKQQQQALSERLKKPVGELLMHTGEAYRQIQEERELIDRALPTQHDGKSCEETSGFWSRLEYLGDEMTGLVMTKTKGQRGLLEPITHVRKPHCIQAETGLPAQKDAWYRYTWDRSLFLIYRRKELQSVMAELDFSQQDIDGLEVVGRGQPFSTVTVEDYPVFDRSQESSSEDTGPSDSLASYPDDVPMPVLGPSLLFCGKPACWIRGRNPEDKKRVGIAVRLTFETLEREKTSSELTVVSNGTVAIWYNWRRRSQLDSFQDLKRNRMERFYFNNREGVILPGETKTFTFFFKSLNAGIFRECWEFGTHPALLGGALLQVNLCAVSLTQDVFREERKLLKDKLAAHEAVAIVDSVLQELLSGILTPERAPSPVDAYLTEEDLFRHRNPQLHYQHQVVQNLHRLWRQYLTLPPKAEEARPSEEERHSPRARAAYLEKASVNVEPSAHSKSPVSESQVPRQESETFRDSRDALGSQKPGAGAQSSQRKSIMEEILVEESPDLGSTKSPWELDGLPPPEWNLCLEDFRKAVMALPEESQREDALIGLNKAALELCQEPRPLQSDLLHQMCLQLWRDVIDGLVGHSLWLRALLGLPEKETIYLDLPEEQDRKSPPVTEVKVTAGKVGKEDRKGAAQEKKQLGIREKEDRKPAKLPGKEDRLNSKKHKAKDDKKPLKSSSRDRVSLEDPAPDSTMTSQEPIDPLVMKKYTERLHTEVYGLLDTLVTDLMVLADELRPIKNVEETLRLCI